The genomic region TTCATGAAGATATCGTCGCTCGGTTTCATCTTCTGTTTGTCGGTCGTCGGCGGCAACATCTCGCTCCGGTATCTGGCCGTGTCGTTCAACCAGGCGGTGGGCGCCACGACGCCCTTCTTCACGGCGGTTTTCGCGTACTTGATGACTCTCAAGAAGGAGGGCTGGCTCACGTACGTAACTCTTATACCTGTCGTCACCGGCGTTATTATTGCCAGCGGGGTAAGAACGTAATTAACCCTAGCTCATTTCCAGATATTAATTTAGTTTTAATGTACATTGTGTTTTACAGTAATTTAGTTTACCTTTGGTAGAAAAAAAAATATCAAAACAAAAAAAGAAACACCCTAAGTAAAGCAAGTTTTTAATTCTACTTGTTTATGTGAAGGGACATGCTTTGTATACAACGGGTGACTATGAATATTTTTAACAAAGTTATAGTATACAACGTTTCTCTCACGATTGATCACGTGTTTAAATTATTGTGATATCTTATTACTCTTGAGAGTAACATGACTTATAATGTGTTGGTCACAATAAGTTATCACATATAACATACTACTAATGAGATACTACTCGTATTGTTGTTGACATATAACGTATTGGTCACAATAAGTTATTGCATATAACTTACTAATACTCTCATATTGGTTGTATCCCCAGGGTTATTATGCAAAAATTTCTAGGAGCTTGCATAAGATAATGCTCTTTTCTATGGGATATTCAATACATATAATTTGGTGTTCAATTTGTGAGAAATGAATGATATTGATCACTTTTTGTTTATTACATGAGTGAAGGGAGAGCCGAGCTTTCACTTCTTTGGATTTATGATGTGCATTATTGCAACAGCAGCACGGGCGCTCAAGTCAGTTCTTCAAGGGATACTGCTGTCGTCTGAAGCGTAACGAACCAACACTCTACAATATCTAATGATTTGAATGATTACAGTACGTTTTATCGATATTGGTTTACATTATGTTCAATTTTTTTAACCAGGGAAAAGCTAAATTCTATGAACCTCCTCATGTACATGGGACCTGTAGCTTGTGTGATTCTTCTTCCTGCGGCACTTTTTATGGAAGAGAATGTGGTTGGGATAGCCATTGCTCTTGCAAGAGATGATGTGAGCATAGTGTGGTATCTAATATTCAATTCTGCCCTTGCATACTTTGTGAACTTGACCAACTTCTTGGTAACCAAGCACACAAGTCCCCTGACTCTCCAGGTATAGATCATTCCTCTTCATGATCATATTGAATCTAAATGTGTCATACATTCAAGAATCTAGTGTTGTCATTGCACCCTAGGCTCCGCTCCATTTCATTTCGGCATATACATTATGAGCGTAAAGCTCAGAGTGGGATAAGAACTCGAATCCTCTACTGAGTTTCCAAGATGAGCTTCCAATACTAGAAGCTAAACACAATGTGCTGAATCATTTAACTGCAAAATAAACGTTGTTTCGCTTGCACAGTATTTTCCAACTGGAATCTATGGCTTGACAACTTATTTTCCTATGAGGCTACGATACTATGGTTCATTGTTTGTACACAGTAAATTGATTTTGTGGCTGTTCTAGGTGTTGGGGAACGCAAAAGGAGCTGTTGCTGTGGTTGTTTCAATTTTGATATTCAGGAATCCAGTATCTGTAACTGGGATGATGGGTTATGGTCTCACAGTAACAGGAGTAATCCTCTATAGTGAAGCCAAGAAAAGGGGTAGATAAGTCCTGGCTCAGCACCTGAGCCTAAAGTTACTATGAACATGTAAACAACACAGAGTTCTTATGTAGTAGATTTTTGATTTGTACCACCCTCCTAAAGTGCTTATACAAAAGGGGAAGAGAACTTAGGAGTTGGGACAACTGTATAGACTGCTCTGTAGCCTTGGCGTCCCTCAATGTGCTAGCTCAATTTATCTGTTCGTTTCAGACTTCAGAGTCTTCTCTTTCAAACCGAACATTTGGATTTTTTTTTCAATTTCTGTACATTCCTACATGTTCGTTATAGTACTGAAATATAATCGATTTAGTCGTTCAAGAACTGCAGCATTCTACATATTGTGAATTTGTGATTAAGAAGTGACATTGGTGTCCATGAACTCTTCCTTAATAAGCATTACAGGTCAAATTATGACCCAAAATCAGAATACAGGCTCTTAAACCAATTAACTGAGCATATGGCTCTTTAAGGTAGCAGCCTGAAATCGCAAGTTCATTAGACTTAGTTGGGTGGATTATATAACCATCAATGATAAAATCAGATGAATCCAAGAAGTAGAACCCAAAAACAGAACAAACAACATTGTTTTCAATTGAAAGGCAAGAAGATAGTACCCACTACCTAATGAATTAGAATACTTCTGTAACTACAGAGATGCTTTACTCAATCACAGAGATAGGGAAAACCTCAAACAGAAATTGTTTAAGCAAATCCTGTACATGGATTTTTAAAAGCACAATCAAGTCAACTAAGAGGAGGCCTGTGCAGTGGCATAAGGTTCAAACTTGAGGCTTTGTCTCTTCTTCATCCTCTTCTATCTTTGGAGCCAAGTAGAACCTTATGTAGCCCATCTCAGCAATCTTGTACTCAACCACAACTGGCAGTTCCGAAGAGAGGCTGATGGTAACTGTGTTTGACAAGGGGGATGCTTTTGTGAAGGAGTTCATGTACCTCAGAGCAAATGTCAATGAAACTGGCTCAGTCATCTCTATGATTGTTGCTTCCTCAGGCTGCAATTCACAAAGTCACAAAACCAAAGTTAGACATTGAATCCTACAAAACACATAAGCTTCCGAAAGGAGATTTACATAATACAAGCATTCAATTGCAGCACCTTGTCAACAGTAGTGTTCTGTCTACAGACAATATTAGCAGTGCCGATATCCCCTCTTGTAGAGAACTTGACTCCTTCCTTTGTCACAGAAATCACAACTGCAACCACATCACATAACTCAGAAGCCCAAAATATAAACAGGGAAAATTTAGAACCAATTCTAAAGGGATAAGTGCAATACCAGTATCACCAATGCCGCTGAGATCTTTGCAAATCCTGGCAAACTCAGCAGAAGGCATCCTAACAATAGCATGGTATTCTGCCTCTGGAATTCCAAGGTGCTCACTGTCGATGTCCATCAGCTTCATCTCAAAATCAGAAATTTTATCTTGTGCTGCAATTCATATCCCAAAGAAAACATCCAAAATCAAAACAAGATACAAAAACACCATTTACAAAACTAAAACTGAAAGCAGAGTTGGATATTGAAGATGCAATTACCAAACATGTTCTCATAAACAGGAATCAAATTGTATACAAAACTTTATTTTCCAAAATTTTCATCCATTTCATTTCTTCCAGTACCATTATTTCCCAATGTTCACCATCAATATTTAAATACAATAAAGGTTCCAAGCCATGGATTGGGTAATCTGCATCAAAATCTGAGCATAAAACATATCCAATTCATTTATTCACCAATCTTTAACTATCATGTCAAACAGCTTAGTATCACAAAATCAAAAAACTGCATCAGTTCTATCAAACTCATTCTGGCTTCAATTTCAAGACCCACAAGCTTCTTTCTGTCCAAGAACTTGCTTGCACACCAACAGAGATTTCAAGAAAGTACCATACAAGCAGATTTATACAATTGGTTTAAAATCATTTCCTGTTTGATTGTATACAAAACAGGCCAAGATTTTAAACCAAATAACTACATATTTCTACCAGAACCAGTTTCAGCTCAACTTCAAGATTCACAAGCCATTTACTTTACACTAAAGAGCACAGTTTACACGGCAGATATTCAACAAAGAAAGATCTCAAGAAGTCATCAATCAATCAAACAGGTCATGATTCAATTCCAAAATTCACAAGCCAATTTCTTTCAAGGGCACATCTTACTGAACAAATCCTCAGCAAAAACAAAGATCTCAAGAAACCCTAATTCAACAAAAAGGGGGCAAATGAAATAAAGAGCACATACTGGGGCTCTCAAACATGAAGGTGACGGTATCGCTGCCGTCGTCAGCCTTGAGGGTGACGATGTCATCGTTGCCGGCGCACTTGAGCATCTTGGACATGTTGCCGAGGTTCATCCCCATGGAGATGCTCCGGTCGCAGCGGTAGTGCTCGAAGCCTTCAGATCTGAGAAGCAGAGCGACGAGGGCGACGTGGCTGGAGTCCATGGCCTGGAGGGAGAACCCGGTGGCGGAGCAGTCGAAGTTGGCGTCGGTGACCAGGTCCTTGATGGACTCCAGAACCTTCTTGAGAAGCGAGCCCTGGACCAATCGGAGCTCCAACATCGTTTCCGGCGAGAAATGAGAGATTTAGGGTTTCTTACTTTCTTTTGTGAGAGAGAAATGAGAGGGAGGGTTAGGGTTTATATAGGGGGACTGGATTTGGGAATTTTTTGGGTTTTATTGGCGGGATTTAGTGGGATTGTGTTCCCGCTCGCGATTTGGGAGGACTTGCCTACGGTGATTCTCTGCATTTAATCATGTGCCTCAACTTGCCTACAGTCGATGTTTTTGCATTTGCTATTACGATTTGAGGGAAGTATTCTAAACACATAAATTCCTTATTGTATGCATGACATGCAAGTACATAGTACAATTGTTGGGGTCATTTTGAACAGAGGCTGCTAGATTTGCTTGCATGGCTTGATTTCCTCTTTCTACCTCTTCTGAGTTTCAAAACTGGGCCCAGAGCTTCAAGGAGCTTTGTGCTTGTTTTCCCCAGGATCTCTCCTGCAGTAATATTGGCTTGCTGCGGGGACGATAGCCTGCTGCGGTGACATGTTGCTTGTGATCTGGAGGCATAAACTTGATGTGGTTTTCATTGCATGATAGATGAACAAAGTACATGAAAGAGCTTGCAATATGGCATGAGGCGTGGGAGCTAGAAGCACATGAGTTGCAAAAGATGAGAACTTGCTATGGCTAAAGGTTTGCTGCGGGGTAATCTATTGCAGTGAGCAGAAAAAGGATCTGGTGGTGTTTGATGGGTTTGAGGGTGTATGGAGCTTGAGAATGGTTTTGGATTGGAGGCTAGGGATGCTTGACTTGATGCTTGAGGCTTGCTTATGTGATCTAGGATGTATTGCTTAGGGTTGTATGTTCTGCTGCTTCAGTTCTCCCCTCCTTGCAGCAACTAAAGGCTTTATTTATAGGCTGGAGGGGATGATGCTAATACATAGGTTTATGAGATAAAACCATTGGATATGAAAGAGAACTACAATTTTAAAGCCAAATTGACAGATCATGGTGTTAACCACATGATTTAAGGGGTGTCTTGCATGAAGTATAGAATTGGGGTAGCAGCCTAGCAGGTCTAGGGAATGGCTGCTGTGGAGTTGAATTGATAAAAGGAGAAGTCAGGAAAAAGTGATTATTTCATAGGGAGTGAGGCTTTGTGTCTGGTGTAGAAGATGAGGAATAGCTGCGGAGTAAAAACAAGGATGATGGGGACTTGTGCTTGAGGTAGAGGACAAAATTACTGCGGGGTAATTGGATAAATAAGGATAACTATTGCGGTGAAAGTATTAGGCTATATTTGGTCTTATGGGTTTGGGTTCTCATCTTTGCATGCCCGTTAAAACAATTTAGGTTGTTGGGCTTGGATTTTGGTCCCAAGTCCAAAATCGCCAACAACCAAATCGAGAGTGAGCCTCATGTACTTCCGTTACCTTCCACACCATACCCAAACTTGTAAGCCCCAAGAGCGTGGCATGTGGTTTGGGTCCACATGTGTGGCATGAATATTCAAATAAATATGTAACTTTCGTATTTCAAATATGATTTGCATGTGTATTTCTTTATTGAGCTTAGAATATCCATTAAACATGAATATTGATTTTTTGGGTATCAACAACAATATTAGCTAATGATGATAATTAACTAATATATGTGTTTATAGTTTATGTATATGATTATAATTCACTGTTATCAAAATCGTCGGCTCTAAATGTCCACAGTTTGTGTTATGATCGTCTTACAATAATATGACCATAATTCACTGTTGTCAAAACCGTCGGCTCTAGATGTTCACGATTATGGTTATACTTAGTTACCAACCTACAAAGAGATTACTATTTTAACACATAGGCCTTTTTGGTTTGCGAAAAAGAAAGTAGTTTATTTGTCTTTCTTACGGAAAGGGAAAGAGAAGGGAAATGGAATATTTTGATGACTTTCCGTTCCGATGTTTAGTAACACAAATAAAATCATCCGTAAAATTGCTAATTAAAATAATAAAATAATATATTGTGAGTAATAAACGCAATGAAAGAAGATGAGAAAGTGGTTCCCATGTATTCCATTTTCTGATGGTTACTTTTCCTATACAAAACGAGGCCATACGGTAAGTCACAAATGCAAAGTCCTCAATCGTCACCCGTTGCATAGTTCCTTTGTGCCTTCCAAAATTGTAGAGTCTAACAACATTTCCAAACAGCTTTTTTTATTCAACGGGAAAATGCAGGAGTGTTTTGATGAGGGTGTATCTGCAATCAAATATACAGTAAGGTCATATTTGATGTTTATGGATTTTTTTTTTTTATCGAAATAACGGATTGATGTCACATGAGTTATGTTTTATATTCATTGATTAAGGTAGTAATGTCATTTTTTGAATCGTTTTCTCATCATTTGACATCAAACACATTACATTTCCATTGTTAGAGTCCAATAGGCACCGACCATAGGAAAAGAAAAGGTAACACCCACAATTAATGAGAAAAAATATATATCATGTTAGAGGGTCGATCTAAAACACATCAGTAAATAATATTCGTCGGAATGATTAATGTAATAAAACCTGAACTGCTCCTAAAATAACCAGAACGATGTCGACATGGTAGAATCCGCAAAGCAGTGAAAAACAGAGAATAGCAAAAAGCCATGAATGGAGCCTAAACAACAAGTACCTTTCCTTAATAATTACTCATCACTCCCATCTATATAACCCAATCACTCTCTTCTATTCAACCCACCCACAAATCTCCCCAACATTCTCTGCTTTCGTTTTGCTCTTTATTCCAATGGCGGATCTCAGCCCCAGGTCTGAGATCTCATTCTTGCAGACCTTCCTCTGCAGTGCCTTCGCTGCTTGTTTCGCTGAGGTATCGTTCACCCTTCTCTTTATATCAATGTTTCACTTCTTCTTCTTCTTTTGTTGGTTTGAGTTTGTGGTTGTGAAATTTGCTTAACTGGATCGGTGGTATAATGATCATTTAGCTTAAATTTATGTACTTTTAGATTAATCACTGCATTTTCTAACTTGGGTTTTGCTTGATTTTGTGTTTAAGAATCCAGAAATTACATGATGTCTATACATTTTCGGTTTTATGGGTTTGTGTTCTGGATTAGATGAAGTTAAAGTTAAGGGCATGTATGAATATGATCTATCTGGAAATTGCATAATGTGGCTTAAAAGACAACGAGGAATGGTGATTGGTCAATGTGATTATGTTAGGGTAGACTGTTAGAGTCGAAACTTAAGCAATTGAAGTACAATTTGTAGGGCGCTAGTTGAGGTGTCTCAACTTCAAGTATCTGTGTGTATTTTTAAGAATCATAGCTTGGTATATGACAGGAGATATATTCTTTTGCAGTTCTGTACCATTCCGTTGGACACTGCTAAAGTTAGGCTCCAGCTTCAAAAGAAAGCAGTTGTAGGGGATGCTGCTTGTGCCCCTAAATATAAGGGCTTGTTGGGTACTATGGCTACCATTGCTAGGGAAGAAGGTTTAGGAGCACTTTGGAATGGTATAATTCCAGGATTACAACGACAATGCATCTATGGAGGCTTAAGAATTGGGTTATATGATCCCGTGAGTTTAAAATATTACTCTTTTGTAATACGATCCTGAATTGCCTGTTTAATGCTTTCTTTGTGACACACTCTGTATATCCATAAACTGCTTGTTGAACAGGTCAAACTTTTCCTTGTTGGCAGTGCTTTTGTTGGAGAAATTCCTATATACCATAAAGTGCTTGCTGCACTATTGACTGGTTAGTGCAACCATCCTACTAATTTTATAGCATGCAAGTATTTTTCATTGTTAAGGCCCTCCAAATTACTGTCTATATATCCTTTGTCTTTTGAATTAAAAGGTGGAAAATTTAACATATTCAGGTGCTCTGGCTATCGTAGTGGCTAATCCAACTGATCTTGTAAAGGTTCGACTCCAGGCTGAAGGCAAATTGCCAGCCGGAGTTCCTAGGCGTTACTCTGGAGCTAAAGATGCTTATTTCACTATAGTGAGGCAGGTTTGTATTCTTGAAGTAGAACAATTAGCTTCTTTGCCTTTCTTTATATATATTTGCCTTATCAGCTATTAATGTTTTTTATTTTTGTATTTGTGGTTGTCAAAAATTAGGAAGGTATAGGAGCTCTGTGGACTGGGCTGGGACCAAATGTAGCACGAAATGCTATTATAAATGCTGCTGAGCTAGCCAGTTATGATCAAGTGAAGGAGGTAAGACCACTGCTTTCAATCTCTGAAGTTCAAGTATTTTTATAGCTTGCTAGTTAGTGCTAATTCCTACATATAGGATAATTATCCCAATGAATCCTAATTCTTCATACTTATGCAGACAGTTTTGAAAATTCCAGGGTTCACTGACAATATTTTCACTCATCTCCTAGCTGGTCTGGGTGCCGGTTTCTTTGCAGTTTCTATTGGTTCTCCTGTTGATGTGGTATGCATTCTGAAACCTATTAGTCTTAATAATAAGTTTGGTGTTTTCATTTATCATCATAAGGAGG from Fragaria vesca subsp. vesca linkage group LG3, FraVesHawaii_1.0, whole genome shotgun sequence harbors:
- the LOC101292585 gene encoding probable sugar phosphate/phosphate translocator At3g11320-like, translated to MASSRVFTVGLITAWYSSNIGVLLLNKFLLTNYGFKYPIFLTLCHMLACSLLSYIAIAWLKVVPMQSIRSRVQFMKISSLGFIFCLSVVGGNISLRYLAVSFNQAVGATTPFFTAVFAYLMTLKKEGWLTYVTLIPVVTGVIIASGGEPSFHFFGFMMCIIATAARALKSVLQGILLSSEAEKLNSMNLLMYMGPVACVILLPAALFMEENVVGIAIALARDDVSIVWYLIFNSALAYFVNLTNFLVTKHTSPLTLQVLGNAKGAVAVVVSILIFRNPVSVTGMMGYGLTVTGVILYSEAKKRGR
- the LOC101292195 gene encoding proliferating cell nuclear antigen-like, producing the protein MLELRLVQGSLLKKVLESIKDLVTDANFDCSATGFSLQAMDSSHVALVALLLRSEGFEHYRCDRSISMGMNLGNMSKMLKCAGNDDIVTLKADDGSDTVTFMFESPTQDKISDFEMKLMDIDSEHLGIPEAEYHAIVRMPSAEFARICKDLSGIGDTVVISVTKEGVKFSTRGDIGTANIVCRQNTTVDKPEEATIIEMTEPVSLTFALRYMNSFTKASPLSNTVTISLSSELPVVVEYKIAEMGYIRFYLAPKIEEDEEETKPQV
- the LOC101292489 gene encoding mitochondrial uncoupling protein 2-like: MADLSPRSEISFLQTFLCSAFAACFAEFCTIPLDTAKVRLQLQKKAVVGDAACAPKYKGLLGTMATIAREEGLGALWNGIIPGLQRQCIYGGLRIGLYDPVKLFLVGSAFVGEIPIYHKVLAALLTGALAIVVANPTDLVKVRLQAEGKLPAGVPRRYSGAKDAYFTIVRQEGIGALWTGLGPNVARNAIINAAELASYDQVKETVLKIPGFTDNIFTHLLAGLGAGFFAVSIGSPVDVVKSRMMGDPSYKNTFDCFIKTLKYEGFLAFYKGFLPNFGRLGSWNVLMFLMLEQAKNVFRV